From the genome of Lotus japonicus ecotype B-129 chromosome 6, LjGifu_v1.2, one region includes:
- the LOC130726651 gene encoding putative F-box protein PP2-B12, giving the protein MESMPEGCIAAILSRTTPVDAARISLVSKVFRSAADSDAVWDRFLPSDSHSIVSQSPSRAKASSKKAFYLDLSDHPVVIDDGKKSFQLKKKSGKKCFMLGAKALFIAWDNGEHDWSWTTLPESRFPEVGVLRHLCWLEIHGMINTFSLSPNTLYRAFLVFKIIDVVQKFLVVLAVRKIGGHIMNKIAYLNPDSLEREAPGRFPRVRSDDWLEIEMGEFFNSGLEDEVVQMSVVRLDGFWNTSLIIEGIEVRPKDDN; this is encoded by the exons ATGGAGTCGATGCCAGAAGGATGTATTGCTGCCATATTGTCTCGTACCACTCCGGTGGATGCCGCCAGGATCTCCCTCGTTTCTAAGGTCTTCCGCTCCGCTGCCGATTCTGACGCTGTCTGGGATCGTTTTCTCCCTTCTGATTCTCATTCCATTGTTTCCCAATCTCCTTCTCGTGCTAAAGCTTCATCAAAGAAAGCCTTCTACCTCGATCTCTCTGATCACCCTGTCGTCATCGACGATGGTAAAAAG AGCtttcaattgaaaaaaaagaGTGGGAAGAAGTGCTTCATGCTTGGTGCTAAAGCTCTATTCATTGCTTGGGATAACGGTGAACATGACTGGTCCTGGACAACGCTCCCAGAGTCAAG GTTTCCTGAAGTTGGTGTGCTTCGGCATTTGTGCTGGCTTGAAATTCATGGGATGATAAACACATTTTCCTTGTCCCCAAATACCTTGTATAGAGCTTTTCTTGTGTTCAAGATTATTGATGTCGTTCAAAAATTTCTTGTGGTGTTAGCAGTCAGAAAAATAGGCGGtcatattatgaataaaattgCCTATTTGAATCCAGACTCATTGGAACGCGAGGCGCCCGGCCGGTTTCCGCGTGTGAGAAGCGATGATTGGTTGGAGATTGAGATGGGTGAGTTCTTCAATTCAGGTCTGGAAGATGAAGTAGTTCAAATGAGTGTTGTGCGGTTAGATGGTTTTTGGAATACCAGTCTCATTATTGAAGGAATAGAAGTTAGGCCTAAGGATGACAATTAA
- the LOC130726308 gene encoding putative F-box protein PP2-B12: MESMPEGCIAAILSRTTPVDAARISLVSKVFRSAADSDAVWDRFLPSDSHSIVSQSPSRAKASSKKAFYLDLSDHPVVIDDGKKSFQLKKKSGKKCFMLGAKALFIAWDNGEHDWSWTTLPESRFPEVGVLRHLCWLEIHGMINTFSLSPNTLYGAFLVFKIIDVVQKFLVVLAVRKIGSHIMTKIAYLNPDSLEREAPGRFSRVRSDDWLEIEMGEFFNSGLEDDEVQMSVVRLDGCWNTSLIIEGIEVRPKDDN, translated from the exons ATGGAGTCGATGCCAGAAGGATGTATTGCTGCCATATTGTCTCGTACCACTCCGGTGGATGCCGCCAGGATCTCCCTCGTTTCTAAGGTCTTCCGCTCCGCTGCCGATTCTGACGCTGTCTGGGATCGTTTTCTCCCTTCTGATTCTCATTCCATTGTTTCCCAATCTCCTTCTCGTGCTAAAGCTTCATCAAAGAAAGCCTTCTACCTCGATCTCTCTGATCACCCTGTCGTCATCGACGATGGTAAAAAG AGCtttcaattgaaaaaaaagaGTGGGAAGAAGTGCTTCATGCTTGGTGCTAAAGCTCTATTCATTGCTTGGGATAACGGTGAACATGACTGGTCCTGGACAACGCTCCCAGAGTCAAG GTTTCCTGAAGTTGGTGTGCTTCGGCATTTGTGCTGGCTTGAAATTCATGGGATGATAAACACATTTTCCTTGTCCCCAAATACCCTGTATGGAGCTTTTCTTGTGTTCAAGATTATTGATGTCGTTCAAAAATTTCTTGTGGTGTTAGCAGTCAGAAAAATAGGCAGTCATATTATGACTAAAATTGCCTATTTGAATCCAGACTCATTGGAACGCGAGGCGCCCGGACGATTTTCGCGTGTGAGAAGCGATGATTGGTTGGAGATTGAGATGGGTGAGTTCTTCAATTCAGGCCtggaagatgatgaagttcaGATGAGTGTTGTGCGGTTAGATGGTTGTTGGAATACCAGCCTCATTATTGAAGGAATAGAAGTTAGGCCTAAGGATGACAATTAA
- the LOC130724742 gene encoding putative F-box protein PP2-B12, with product MVELDFDALLSQNKTTRRLSELDEQLPEVGVLRHLCWLEIHGMINTFSLSPNTLYRAFLVFKIIDVVHKFLVVLSVRKIRGHIMTKMAYLNPYSLEREAPGQFPRVRSDDWLEIEMGEFFNSGLEDEEVQMSVVRLDGCWNTSLIIEGIEVRPKDDN from the exons ATGGTTGAATTGGACTTTGATGCACTCCTCTCCCAAAATAAGACAACCCGTCGACTCTCTGAACTTGATGAACA GTTACCTGAAGTTGGTGTGCTTCGGCATTTGTGCTGGCTTGAAATTCATGGCATGATAAACACATTTTCCTTGTCCCCAAATACTCTGTACAGAGCTTTTCTTGTGTTCAAGATTATTGATGTCGTTCATAAATTTCTTGTGGTGTTATCAGTCAGAAAAATACGCGGTCATATTATGACTAAAATGGCCTATTTGAATCCATACTCATTGGAACGCGAGGCACCCGGCCAGTTTCCACGTGTGAGAAGCGATGATTGGTTGGAGATTGAGATGGGTGAGTTCTTCAATTCAGGcctggaagatgaagaagttcAAATGAGTGTTGTGCGGTTAGATGGTTGTTGGAATACCAGTCTCATTATTGAAGGAATAGAAGTTAGGCCTAAGGATGACAATTAA
- the LOC130722663 gene encoding threonine--tRNA ligase, chloroplastic/mitochondrial 2: MSVDESESLLSHHHLLLSSLKMATFTVAIPTAFHFTTQTQAHSPSSIPLFKSSQRRFSSLLLSPPTKCHSTLAAVTADSSQPLAQPNPDPIVLPTNESSGTLLRIRHTCAHVMAMAVQKLYPHAKVTIGPWIENGFYYDFDMEPLTDKDLKRIKKEMDRIISKNLPLVREEVSRDEAHRRIFALNEPYKMEILESIKEEPITIYHIGEEWWDLCAGPHVETTGNINKKAVELESIAGAYWRGDERKPMLQRIYGTAWENEEQLKAYLHFKEEAKRRDHRRLGQDLDLFSIQDDAGGGLVFWHPKGAIVRHIIEDFWKKIHIERGYDLLYTPHVAKADLWKISGHLDFYKENMYDQMSIEDELYQLRPMNCPYHILVYKRKLHSYRDFPIRVAELGTVYRYELSGSLHGLFRVRGFTQDDAHIFCLDDQIKDEIRGVLDLTEQILLQFGFDKYEVNLSTRPEKSVGDDDIWEKATSALKNALDDKGWTYQIDDGGGAFYGPKIDIKIEDALGRKWQCSTIQVDFNLPQRFDITYVDSNTEKKRPIMIHRAVLGSLERFFGVLIEHYAGDFPLWLSPVQARVLPVTDAQLEYCNDVTNKLKMYGIRAEVCHGERLPKLIRNAEKQKIPLMAVVGSKEVETGTVTVRSRFGGELGTMSVDDFINRIKLGTGNQSSL; this comes from the exons ATGAGCGTGGATGAGTCCGAGTCCCTACTCTCTCATCATCATCTGCTTCTTTCTTCTCTGAAAATGGCGACCTTCACCGTTGCCATACCCACAGCTTTTCATTTCACAACACAAACACAAGCACATTCACCCTCTTCGATTCCTCTCTTCAAATCATCACAAAGACGTTTCAGCTCCCTCCTCCTCTCTCCACCCACAAAATGCCACTCAACCCTCGCCGCCGTCACCGCCGACTCCTCCCAGCCCCTCGCCCAACCGAACCCGGACCCGATTGTTCTTCCGACTAACGAATCCTCTGGGACGCTTCTCAGAATCCGCCACACG TGTGCGCATGTGATGGCAATGGCCGTTCAAAAGCTTTACCCTCATGCGAAAGTCACCATTGGGCCTTGGATTGAAAATGGGTTTTATTATGACTTTGATATGGAACCTTTGACTGATAAAGATTTGAAGAGAATCAAGAAAGAGATG GATCGAATTATTAGCAAAAATTTACCCCTTGTGAGAGAAGAAGTTTCAAGAGATGAAGCTCATAGAAGAATATTTGCTTTGAATGAACCATACAAGATGGAGATTTTGGAAAGCATTAAGGAAGAACCCATCACAATCTATCATATTG GCGAGGAATGGTGGGACCTCTGTGCTGGACCTCATGTTGAAACTACTGGAAATATTAACAAGAAAGCGGTTGAGCTTGAGTCTATTGCTGGGGCTTACTGGAGAGGAGATGAAAGGAAACCAATGTTGCAAAGGATATATGGCACTGCATGGGAGAATGAAGAGCAGTTGAAAGCTTACCTTCACTTCAAAGAAGAAGCTAAGCGTCGGGATCATAGGCGTCTAGGGCAAGATCTTGATTTGTTTTCTATACAG GATGATGCTGGTGGAGGTTTGGTTTTCTGGCATCCGAAGGGAGCTATTGTGAGACACATaattgaagatttttggaaaaaaattcacATTGAACGTGGTTATGATCTACTGTACACACCACATGTGGCAAAAGCTGATCTTTGGAAGATCAGTGGTCATTTGGACTTCTACAAAGAGAATATGTATGATCAGATGAGCATTGAAGACGAACTTTATCAACTTCGACCTATGAATTGTCCTTATCATATATTGGTATACAAAAGGAAGCTTCATTCATATCGGGATTTTCCTATTAGGGTCGCAGAATTGGGTACTGTTTATAGATATGAACTGTCTGGAAGTTTACATGGCCTTTTCCGTGTTAGAGGTTTCACCCAG GATGACGCACACATATTTTGTTTAGATGACCAGATTAAAGATGAGATCAGGGGCGTCCTAGATCTTACGGAACAAATATTGTTGCAGTTTGGCTTTGACAAATATGAAGTGAATTTGTCCACACGGCCTGAAAAATCTGTTGGAGATGATGATATTTGGGAAAAAGCTACCTCTGCTTTAAAAAATGCTTTGGATGATAAAGGTTGGACCTATCAAATTGATGATGGAGGAGGTGCCTTTTATGGGCCAAAGATCGATATCAAGATTGAGGATGCTCTTGGTAGGAAGTGGCAGTGTTCAACCATACAG GTTGATTTTAATTTACCACAGCGTTTTGACATTACATATGTTGACTCAAACACTGAAAAAAAGAGACCTATAATGATCCACAGAGCAGTGCTTGGATCCTTGGAAAGATTCTTTGGCGTTCTCATAGAGCATTATGCTGGTGATTTTCCATTATGGCTTTCTCCAGTACAAGCTCGAGTTTTACCTGTTACTGATGCCCAG CTTGAATACTGCAATGATGTGACCAACAAACTGAAAATGTATGGCATCCGAGCTGAAGTTTGTCATGGAGAGCGTCTGCCAAAGCTCATAAGAAATGCAGAGAAGCAGAAAATTCCATTGATGGCTGTTGTGGGCTCAAAGGAAGTTGAAACAGGAACAGTTACAGTTCGATCCAGATTTGGTGGGGAGCTTGGAACCATGTCAGTTGACGATTTTATCAACAGAATAAAGCTGGGAACAGGAAATCAATCATCATTATGA